One stretch of Pedobacter riviphilus DNA includes these proteins:
- a CDS encoding SCO family protein codes for MNKIIAYLATSLLAVSIFSACKQERTLPFYGERHAETVRDAAGIEKIDTVYQTIPNWSFLNQDSVVTTNKATDGKIYVADFFFTSCTTICPTMHRNLAKVFSEFKLNPDVMFVSHTIDFKYDKPSVLKKYAQKLGVDGPKWLFLYGSKDSVYTLAEKNYLVAVGEDSTAKDGYIHQGYLVLIDKDRHIRGAYDGTKEDQVEQLIKDIPVLLAEYNK; via the coding sequence ATGAATAAAATCATTGCTTATTTAGCTACATCCCTGCTAGCTGTTTCTATATTTAGCGCTTGCAAACAAGAAAGAACACTTCCATTTTATGGCGAGCGTCATGCCGAAACTGTTAGAGATGCGGCAGGCATAGAGAAAATTGATACTGTTTACCAAACTATTCCAAATTGGTCTTTCCTGAACCAGGATAGTGTGGTAACAACAAACAAAGCAACTGATGGCAAAATTTATGTAGCCGATTTCTTTTTTACTTCATGTACAACTATCTGTCCTACCATGCACCGAAATCTTGCGAAGGTTTTCAGCGAATTTAAACTCAACCCCGATGTGATGTTTGTATCACACACAATCGATTTTAAATATGATAAACCAAGTGTTTTAAAAAAATATGCGCAAAAACTAGGTGTAGATGGACCGAAATGGCTATTTCTTTATGGTAGCAAGGATAGCGTTTATACCTTGGCAGAGAAAAACTATTTAGTTGCTGTGGGTGAAGATAGTACAGCAAAAGATGGCTATATTCATCAAGGTTATTTGGTTTTAATAGACAAAGACAGGCATATCCGCGGGGCTTACGATGGTACTAAGGAAGATCAAGTAGAACAATTAATAAAAGATATTCCGGTTTTATTAGCAGAATACAATAAATAG
- a CDS encoding YHS domain-containing protein — MKKLILLVILLGLITITLKSNANPIIDKQKNKLIDSVKKVQVDPVCKMKVKAGASKNAVYNNVTYNFCSESCKQKFVAEPAKYVKK, encoded by the coding sequence ATGAAAAAATTAATTCTTCTGGTAATCCTACTTGGATTGATCACAATAACGCTAAAATCAAATGCAAATCCGATAATCGACAAGCAAAAAAACAAACTCATCGATTCGGTAAAGAAAGTACAGGTAGATCCCGTTTGCAAAATGAAGGTGAAGGCTGGTGCTTCAAAAAATGCCGTGTACAATAACGTTACTTATAATTTTTGTTCAGAAAGCTGTAAGCAAAAATTTGTGGCTGAACCTGCAAAGTATGTCAAAAAATAA
- a CDS encoding transporter, with protein sequence MNLSKIHYTASRKLLILVFVLMSSQVIACDICGCFMGITPYYNRNSISLLYRYRSFSGYEGQSHSLFPNGGSFFIPARSQDSPITNHNGNPDDYELYRSLEIRGKYFINSKLEINAILPYVSNSERYNGYTSSISSVGDINLYAGYHLVQKLEDNFKQQLIAGAGIKLPTGKNDFKNTAGIRYSSLMQAGTGSTDGFVYLNYMVGLGKFGASLNTSYKVNGTNSRDEGIANSTTSFLNIFYTQRVGKDVQVMPSAQFFYEYSGGEKYKGQKTGEHVMNNLMGGVGIDVFYKNIALNAGVQKNIWEAETDHPMSAGKAYVGITYNF encoded by the coding sequence ATGAATTTATCAAAAATACACTATACAGCGAGTCGTAAATTATTGATTTTAGTTTTCGTTCTCATGAGCAGCCAGGTTATCGCTTGTGATATATGTGGCTGTTTTATGGGGATTACTCCATATTATAACCGAAATAGTATTAGCCTTTTGTATCGCTATCGCTCATTTAGTGGTTACGAAGGACAATCGCACTCTTTGTTTCCGAATGGAGGAAGTTTCTTTATCCCGGCACGAAGTCAGGATTCGCCGATAACTAATCACAATGGTAATCCTGATGACTATGAGCTTTACCGCTCCTTAGAAATAAGGGGGAAATATTTCATCAATAGCAAACTCGAAATCAATGCTATTTTACCTTATGTTTCCAATAGTGAGCGCTACAACGGATATACCTCTTCTATCTCAAGTGTTGGTGATATTAATCTATATGCGGGCTATCACCTGGTTCAGAAACTGGAAGATAATTTCAAACAACAGTTAATTGCCGGAGCAGGGATAAAATTACCAACAGGTAAAAACGACTTCAAAAATACAGCAGGTATCCGTTATTCCTCACTCATGCAGGCTGGAACCGGAAGTACCGATGGCTTTGTATACCTCAACTATATGGTGGGTTTGGGTAAATTTGGTGCTAGCCTGAACACTTCTTACAAGGTTAATGGGACCAACAGCCGCGATGAAGGTATTGCCAACAGCACCACCAGTTTCCTGAATATTTTTTATACCCAAAGAGTTGGTAAAGATGTTCAGGTGATGCCTTCTGCCCAGTTTTTTTATGAATATTCTGGTGGAGAAAAGTATAAAGGTCAAAAAACCGGAGAACATGTAATGAATAACCTAATGGGGGGCGTAGGTATAGATGTTTTTTATAAAAATATTGCTTTAAACGCTGGAGTACAAAAGAATATCTGGGAAGCCGAAACCGATCACCCGATGAGTGCAGGAAAGGCTTACGTTGGAATTACTTATAATTTTTAA
- a CDS encoding cytochrome-c peroxidase, which translates to MTVFAMLFLSIALMYACSKSEEEVTPEEKKITFSVPSNFPAPVYNFEDNKLSNAGFALGKKIFYEARLSADKSVSCGSCHQQFAAFTQLDHKVSHGVNSCQGKRNTPPLFNLAWQKAFFWDGGVKNIETSPLNAITDACEMGTDIQTIVAFLKNTAPYPDLFKQAFGSTEINSQLILKSIAQFTAVLVSGNSKYDKVMRKEGGISFTSTELAGYNLFKEKCTSCHAEPFFTDFSYRSNGLDLLSADEGRSHITGVAADFGKFRVPTLRNIEYTSPYMHDGRFYSLDEVLEHYNSGIKASTNLDVQLKTGIPLNITEKEQIKAFLKTLTDNEFIKNTLYSES; encoded by the coding sequence ATGACAGTCTTCGCAATGCTTTTTTTAAGCATTGCGTTGATGTATGCCTGTAGCAAGAGTGAAGAAGAAGTAACTCCGGAAGAAAAGAAAATTACCTTTTCAGTTCCTTCCAACTTTCCTGCTCCGGTATACAATTTCGAAGACAATAAATTAAGTAATGCTGGTTTTGCACTAGGCAAAAAAATATTTTACGAAGCCAGATTATCGGCAGATAAAAGTGTTTCTTGTGGAAGTTGTCACCAGCAATTTGCTGCCTTTACACAGCTTGATCATAAAGTAAGCCATGGCGTAAACAGCTGCCAGGGAAAGCGGAACACCCCACCCCTTTTCAATCTGGCCTGGCAAAAAGCTTTCTTCTGGGATGGTGGTGTAAAAAATATCGAAACATCACCATTAAATGCCATTACCGATGCCTGCGAAATGGGTACCGATATACAAACCATTGTTGCCTTCCTAAAAAATACGGCGCCATATCCTGATTTGTTTAAACAGGCTTTCGGTTCAACAGAAATCAACTCACAGCTGATTTTAAAGTCGATTGCTCAATTTACAGCAGTATTAGTTTCAGGCAATTCGAAATATGATAAGGTGATGCGTAAAGAAGGTGGCATTTCTTTTACCTCTACAGAGCTGGCTGGCTATAACCTGTTCAAAGAAAAATGCACCTCTTGCCATGCAGAGCCATTTTTTACAGATTTTTCTTACCGAAGTAATGGCCTGGATCTGCTAAGTGCAGATGAAGGACGTTCGCACATTACAGGAGTAGCTGCAGACTTTGGAAAATTCCGTGTACCTACCTTACGCAACATAGAATATACCAGTCCGTACATGCACGATGGGCGTTTTTACAGTCTAGATGAAGTTTTAGAACATTACAATTCTGGCATAAAAGCCTCCACAAATCTTGATGTGCAATTGAAAACAGGTATCCCATTAAATATAACAGAAAAGGAGCAGATTAAAGCTTTTTTAAAAACATTAACAGACAATGAATTTATCAAAAATACACTATACAGCGAGTCGTAA
- a CDS encoding MbnP family protein: MKLSQYFLALLCPIILLSSCKKGADEVTADTKSSFSIEFENQVNGSPLVLNTTTYKNAKGEDFKINVFKYYVSNIKLSKADGTTYLIPESYFLIDASKEESTNITLKDVPTGDYTKIEYTIGVDYARNFAGAQTGALDPINGMFWTWNSGYIFVKLEGTSPQSPATGNALTFHIGGVTDPNNTIRTFATEINAANPLRVRTDGKPNMHFKVNAAALFTGKTDISFSTLYLTMGGANSVIVANNYANGLFRLDHIHN; this comes from the coding sequence ATGAAATTATCACAATACTTTTTGGCATTGTTATGCCCTATTATACTATTATCTTCTTGCAAAAAAGGCGCCGATGAAGTTACAGCAGATACTAAATCTTCTTTCTCAATTGAATTCGAAAACCAGGTAAATGGAAGTCCGCTGGTTCTAAATACCACCACTTACAAAAATGCTAAAGGCGAAGATTTTAAAATCAACGTATTTAAATACTATGTAAGCAATATTAAATTAAGCAAGGCAGATGGAACAACTTATTTAATTCCAGAGAGTTATTTTTTAATCGATGCATCTAAAGAAGAATCTACCAACATTACGCTAAAAGATGTGCCAACGGGTGATTATACCAAAATTGAATATACAATCGGCGTAGATTATGCCCGTAATTTTGCTGGTGCGCAAACCGGCGCTTTAGATCCAATCAACGGCATGTTCTGGACATGGAACAGCGGCTACATATTTGTTAAACTAGAAGGAACTTCGCCACAATCGCCAGCAACAGGAAATGCACTTACTTTCCATATCGGTGGCGTTACCGATCCAAATAATACAATCAGAACATTTGCTACAGAAATTAATGCTGCAAATCCACTTCGTGTAAGAACAGATGGTAAGCCAAACATGCATTTCAAAGTAAATGCGGCCGCGTTATTCACAGGTAAAACTGATATTAGTTTCTCTACCTTATATCTCACCATGGGTGGTGCCAATTCTGTAATTGTTGCCAACAACTATGCAAATGGTTTATTCCGGTTAGATCATATTCACAACTAA
- a CDS encoding phospho-sugar mutase — protein sequence MQAIDQSTQDTINQWLSGNYDENTKAEIQALVDKDATTELTDAFYRSLEFGTGGLRGIMGAGSNRINKYTIGTATQGLANYLNNKYPNEKIKVAIAHDSRNNSDYFAKITADVFSANGIHVYFFSSLRPTPELSFAVRHFGCKSGVMLTASHNPKEYNGYKAYGADGGQFTSPDDKLVIDEVNKIKSIDEVKFDRVDENIELIGEDVDKLYLDGITALSISPDAIKRQHDLKIVYSPIHGTGITLVPKALAQFGFTNVTLVEEQSTPDGNFPTVVYPNPEEKDALTLAMNKAKEIDADLVLATDPDADRVGIAVKDNNGEWVLLNGNQTGSLLINYLLSAWEERGKLDGNQFIVKTIVTSNLIEEIAKKKDVTYYNTLTGFKYIGQLMTELEGKKYFIGGGEESYGYLIGDLVRDKDAVVSAAFISEMTAYYKDKGASLYNALLDMYVEYGLYKEDLVSLTKKGKSGAEEIKAMMVKFRENPPATLGGSKVSVLKDYELGQETDLATGKVSKLDYPTSDVLQFITEDGSIVSARPSGTEPKIKFYCSVNAPLADRKDFESVNAQLDDKIKAVMADLQA from the coding sequence ATGCAGGCAATTGACCAATCAACACAAGACACAATCAATCAGTGGTTAAGTGGGAATTATGATGAAAATACCAAGGCAGAAATTCAGGCCCTTGTAGACAAAGACGCAACTACAGAATTAACAGATGCATTTTATAGAAGTTTAGAGTTTGGAACAGGCGGTTTACGTGGCATTATGGGGGCGGGTTCTAACCGTATAAACAAATACACGATTGGAACGGCCACACAGGGATTAGCCAACTATTTAAACAATAAATACCCGAACGAAAAAATTAAAGTTGCCATTGCACACGATAGTCGCAACAACTCTGATTATTTTGCGAAAATTACAGCTGACGTTTTCTCCGCAAATGGCATACACGTATATTTCTTCTCTTCATTAAGACCAACACCTGAACTTTCTTTTGCTGTACGTCATTTTGGTTGCAAAAGTGGTGTAATGTTAACCGCCTCGCATAACCCTAAAGAATATAACGGTTATAAAGCATACGGTGCTGATGGTGGCCAGTTTACTTCTCCTGATGATAAATTGGTAATTGATGAAGTGAATAAGATCAAAAGTATTGATGAAGTGAAATTCGACCGTGTAGATGAGAATATCGAACTGATTGGTGAAGATGTAGATAAACTTTATTTAGATGGTATTACAGCACTTTCGATCTCTCCGGATGCTATTAAAAGGCAACATGATCTAAAAATCGTATATTCTCCTATCCACGGAACAGGAATTACTTTGGTGCCTAAAGCTTTAGCCCAATTTGGTTTTACCAATGTAACTCTAGTTGAAGAACAAAGCACACCGGATGGAAATTTCCCAACTGTAGTATATCCAAATCCAGAAGAAAAAGATGCGTTAACCCTGGCCATGAACAAGGCAAAAGAAATTGATGCCGATTTAGTTTTAGCAACAGACCCTGATGCCGACCGCGTTGGAATTGCCGTAAAAGATAATAATGGCGAATGGGTATTACTTAATGGTAACCAGACCGGAAGTTTATTGATCAATTATCTTTTATCTGCCTGGGAAGAGCGTGGTAAATTAGATGGTAATCAGTTTATTGTTAAAACGATTGTAACTTCTAATCTGATCGAAGAAATCGCAAAGAAAAAAGATGTTACCTATTATAATACCTTAACAGGATTTAAATACATCGGTCAGTTAATGACTGAACTGGAAGGTAAAAAATACTTTATTGGTGGCGGCGAAGAGAGCTACGGTTATCTGATTGGCGATTTGGTACGCGATAAAGATGCGGTGGTTTCTGCAGCTTTTATTTCTGAAATGACTGCTTATTATAAAGATAAGGGTGCAAGTTTATACAATGCATTGTTAGATATGTATGTAGAATATGGCCTTTACAAAGAAGATTTAGTTTCGTTAACCAAAAAAGGTAAATCAGGAGCTGAAGAAATTAAAGCCATGATGGTTAAATTTAGAGAAAATCCACCTGCAACATTAGGCGGTTCGAAAGTTTCGGTGTTGAAAGATTACGAACTAGGCCAGGAAACAGATTTAGCAACCGGAAAAGTAAGTAAACTGGACTATCCGACTTCTGATGTTTTACAGTTTATTACAGAAGATGGCAGTATTGTTTCTGCACGCCCAAGCGGCACAGAGCCAAAAATCAAATTCTATTGTAGTGTAAATGCACCTTTAGCCGATAGAAAAGATTTCGAATCTGTTAATGCACAGCTTGATGATAAAATCAAAGCGGTAATGGCTGATTTACAGGCCTGA
- a CDS encoding aspartate kinase, whose amino-acid sequence MKILKFGGTSVGSPERMTKLLDIINPNEEQIVVLSAVSGTTNSLVEIANYFLAGDKKKGSECVENLYQKYKAFVIELLPAAEFQEQGNEVIDYHFGFLAGLANDIFTSIEEKVVLAQGELLSTTLYHIYLKSIGVPSVLLPALNFMKTDEDNEPDIPFTTKHLTPLLEQHKDNKLFITQGYICRNSFGEVDNLRRGGSDYTASLLGAAILAEEVQIWTDIDGMHNNDPRIVKGTKPIAQLSFDEAAELAYFGAKILHPQSVFPAQKYKIPVRLLNTMEPSAAGTLITHNSEKGKIKSIAAKDGITAIRIQSSRMLLAYGFLRRVFEVFERYKTPIDMITTSEVAVSLTIDETAHLPQIIEELESFGTVEVDTDHSIVCVVGDFGSEKHGFASRVLEGLKHIPIRMISYGGSNYNVSLLILSEYKTEALRSLHNRLFE is encoded by the coding sequence ATGAAAATATTAAAATTTGGGGGTACTTCTGTAGGTAGTCCCGAGCGCATGACGAAGTTGTTGGATATCATTAATCCAAATGAAGAGCAGATTGTAGTTTTATCAGCAGTGTCTGGTACTACAAATAGTTTAGTAGAAATTGCAAATTATTTTTTAGCTGGAGATAAGAAGAAGGGAAGCGAGTGTGTAGAAAACCTATATCAAAAATATAAAGCTTTTGTTATTGAATTATTACCTGCTGCCGAATTTCAGGAGCAGGGAAATGAAGTGATTGATTATCACTTTGGTTTCCTGGCAGGTTTAGCGAATGATATTTTTACTTCAATTGAAGAGAAAGTAGTATTGGCGCAGGGTGAGTTATTATCTACAACACTATACCATATTTATTTAAAATCAATCGGTGTACCATCGGTGTTGCTTCCGGCTTTAAATTTTATGAAAACGGATGAAGATAACGAACCAGATATTCCTTTTACCACGAAACATTTAACGCCGCTTTTGGAGCAGCATAAAGACAATAAACTATTTATTACACAAGGTTATATTTGCCGTAACAGTTTTGGCGAAGTAGATAACCTGCGCCGTGGAGGAAGCGATTATACCGCATCTTTATTGGGTGCTGCAATTCTGGCTGAAGAAGTTCAGATCTGGACAGATATCGATGGAATGCACAACAACGATCCACGTATTGTAAAAGGAACCAAGCCGATTGCTCAGTTATCTTTTGATGAAGCAGCTGAGTTGGCATATTTTGGTGCAAAGATTTTACACCCTCAATCTGTTTTCCCTGCACAGAAATACAAAATTCCTGTTCGTTTATTAAATACGATGGAGCCCTCTGCAGCAGGTACTTTAATTACCCATAATAGTGAAAAAGGTAAAATTAAATCAATAGCTGCTAAAGATGGTATTACGGCAATCCGTATCCAATCGAGCCGTATGTTGTTAGCCTATGGTTTCTTACGTAGGGTTTTCGAGGTTTTTGAGCGTTACAAAACGCCAATTGATATGATTACCACTTCGGAGGTGGCTGTATCGTTAACAATAGATGAAACAGCACATTTGCCACAAATCATTGAGGAACTGGAGAGTTTCGGAACAGTAGAAGTAGATACCGATCACAGTATTGTGTGCGTAGTAGGCGACTTCGGTTCGGAAAAACATGGTTTCGCCAGCAGGGTTTTAGAAGGTTTAAAACACATTCCCATCCGCATGATTTCTTACGGAGGTAGTAATTATAACGTTTCGCTTTTAATCCTAAGCGAGTATAAAACGGAGGCTTTAAGAAGCTTGCACAATAGATTATTCGAATAG
- the lysA gene encoding diaminopimelate decarboxylase, whose amino-acid sequence MFADKDISKFNNIETPFYYYDTDLLQKTLHTCADAAAPYQFHIHYALKANFNTVLLNQIREIGFGADCVSAGEVRRAVEIGFDHKKIVFAGVGKSDKEINEALDLDIFCFNVESIQELAVLNELAGKKGKTAQVAIRINPNVDAHTHHNITTGLDENKFGINSWDLPECAETLKASPNLKFIGIHFHIGSQITNLDVYKNLCVRVNEFAAWFEDKGFKLKVLNVGGGLGIDYYNPDHQIPDFGSYFKIFNEFLTVKPGQEVHFELGRALVGQSASLITRVLYVKNGKKKNFVVLDAGMTELMRPALYQAYHKIENLSKQFPVDSSQIVKYDIVGPICESTDCFGKEVEQPESFRGDIFAIRSAGAYGEVMASKYNLRDAIRSVYNYEI is encoded by the coding sequence ATGTTCGCCGATAAAGATATATCAAAGTTTAACAATATTGAAACGCCTTTTTACTACTATGATACCGATCTGTTGCAAAAAACCTTGCACACCTGTGCAGATGCCGCAGCTCCATATCAATTTCATATCCACTATGCACTAAAAGCGAATTTCAATACTGTACTGTTAAACCAGATCAGAGAAATTGGTTTTGGTGCAGATTGCGTGAGTGCCGGTGAGGTAAGAAGAGCAGTTGAAATTGGCTTTGATCACAAAAAAATTGTATTTGCCGGAGTTGGTAAATCTGATAAAGAAATTAATGAGGCATTAGATCTGGATATTTTCTGTTTTAACGTAGAATCCATCCAGGAATTAGCGGTATTAAATGAACTTGCTGGTAAAAAAGGTAAAACCGCTCAGGTGGCTATCCGTATCAATCCGAATGTTGATGCGCATACCCACCACAACATTACCACTGGTTTAGACGAAAATAAATTCGGGATCAATTCATGGGATTTACCAGAATGTGCCGAAACTTTAAAAGCTTCACCAAATCTTAAATTTATCGGCATTCATTTTCATATCGGTTCGCAGATTACCAATTTGGATGTTTATAAAAACCTTTGCGTTCGTGTAAATGAATTTGCTGCATGGTTTGAAGATAAAGGCTTTAAACTTAAGGTATTGAATGTAGGAGGTGGTTTAGGTATCGATTATTACAATCCTGATCATCAAATTCCTGATTTTGGATCTTACTTTAAAATTTTCAATGAATTCTTAACAGTTAAACCTGGTCAGGAGGTACATTTTGAATTGGGTAGGGCTTTGGTCGGTCAATCAGCATCGCTAATTACAAGAGTCCTGTATGTAAAAAACGGTAAGAAGAAAAATTTTGTGGTACTGGATGCAGGGATGACCGAATTGATGCGTCCGGCATTGTATCAAGCGTATCACAAGATCGAGAATCTTAGTAAGCAGTTTCCAGTTGACAGTTCGCAGATTGTTAAATACGATATTGTAGGGCCGATCTGTGAGAGTACAGATTGTTTTGGCAAAGAGGTTGAGCAACCAGAATCTTTCAGGGGCGATATTTTCGCTATCCGGAGTGCTGGTGCTTATGGAGAAGTGATGGCTTCTAAATATAACTTAAGAGATGCAATAAGATCGGTTTATAATTATGAGATATAG
- a CDS encoding ABC transporter ATP-binding protein codes for MLEAIGLTKKYQDHVALNNLNLKVEAGEVFCLLGQNGAGKTTTINLFLGFTAASSGEARVNDILVSPNNEQTKQFLAYIPEVVMLYGHLSSIENLDFFSRIAGYTYKINELEAFLLQAGLQPDAFHKRLGNYSKGMRQKVGIAIAVAKNAKVILMDEPTSGLDPKATNEFSEIVRQLSQDGRSVFMATHDLFNAVNVGSRIGIMRQGTLVYTLDAKDISAVDLQKLYLETI; via the coding sequence ATGTTAGAAGCCATTGGATTAACCAAAAAATACCAGGACCACGTTGCCTTAAATAACCTGAATTTAAAGGTGGAGGCTGGAGAAGTATTTTGTTTGCTTGGACAGAACGGTGCGGGTAAAACCACTACCATCAATCTTTTTCTTGGCTTTACAGCAGCCAGTAGTGGCGAAGCCAGGGTAAACGATATATTGGTTAGCCCCAACAATGAGCAAACCAAACAGTTTTTAGCCTACATTCCCGAAGTGGTAATGCTTTATGGTCACCTGAGTAGCATTGAAAATCTTGATTTTTTTAGCCGCATTGCTGGTTATACTTATAAAATAAATGAGCTTGAAGCATTTTTGCTTCAAGCCGGTCTTCAGCCGGATGCTTTTCATAAAAGGCTAGGCAATTACAGTAAGGGCATGCGACAAAAGGTAGGTATAGCCATTGCAGTAGCTAAAAATGCCAAAGTTATTTTGATGGACGAACCAACAAGTGGTCTCGATCCTAAAGCTACCAATGAGTTTAGTGAAATTGTAAGACAGCTTTCGCAGGATGGCCGGAGTGTTTTTATGGCCACACATGACCTTTTTAACGCGGTAAATGTAGGGAGCAGGATTGGAATTATGCGACAGGGAACGCTGGTGTATACTTTGGATGCCAAGGATATTTCGGCAGTTGATCTTCAGAAACTGTATTTGGAGACGATTTGA
- a CDS encoding TonB-dependent siderophore receptor, with the protein MTKSPKEKLLNVLLTGGNYNLLRATADIGSALKSKGFSYRFNTAFQHQDSYLNYMKTAKYVIAPVLQYNFSPRTYLIAEYNYIRGEVKNGSSINKLRQDKDVLQDPVSLNFSAGIGLPLSVSQTHTFRFSAIHKFNENWQLTSQSNFVKSPANQWYMVSANNRTSISFNDQGKTNRIASNSNLLGETYNTNLFLSGKFKTGVFKHNLLIGSDYTKGNDSLSTYYGTLSTPFDRNSHNFYVDPNMVSITKRSIRQENHIHYSAAYIYDNITLDKFLLTVGARYTDYRNRNILTTTKGPRVPDYYKQHAFSPRAALSFMPDSTSSVYFLFDQSFVPKTGQVVTETINGPQAGQKTVTASKPIEPELGTNLEIGLKKNWFNGRLLTTVNGFHTVKRNVAARDFRNYTASAGAIAYYLQLGEVVSNGFEVDVIGNITDCLSLITNYTYVDAKITKDNNLNPTADDPSIVGQKMPDVPQQVFNTWLQYSIPLKGYNKISISAGQTTITKLSAISQRDTYLPNYTKFDAGLSFSNPKYMFRLIADNLTNKRYMASGDITTDFPYPGNNYFFIEGEPFTIRLSLGVKF; encoded by the coding sequence GTGACCAAATCGCCAAAGGAAAAACTACTTAATGTACTGCTTACAGGTGGTAATTATAATCTTTTGCGCGCCACTGCAGATATTGGAAGTGCTTTAAAAAGCAAAGGCTTTTCCTACCGTTTTAATACGGCGTTTCAGCATCAAGATTCGTACCTGAATTACATGAAAACCGCCAAATATGTAATTGCACCTGTGCTACAATACAATTTCAGCCCCCGCACTTACCTGATTGCCGAATACAATTACATCCGCGGAGAGGTTAAAAACGGCTCATCAATTAACAAATTACGTCAGGATAAAGATGTATTACAGGATCCGGTCAGCCTAAATTTCAGTGCAGGTATCGGATTACCTTTGAGTGTTTCACAAACACATACTTTCAGATTTAGCGCCATTCATAAATTCAATGAAAACTGGCAGCTTACCTCCCAGTCAAATTTTGTCAAATCGCCAGCCAACCAATGGTATATGGTATCGGCAAATAACAGAACATCGATCAGTTTTAATGATCAGGGTAAAACCAACCGCATTGCCAGCAACTCGAACCTGTTAGGCGAAACCTATAATACCAATCTGTTTTTATCTGGGAAATTTAAAACCGGTGTATTTAAGCATAATTTACTGATCGGAAGCGATTATACCAAGGGAAACGACTCTTTATCTACCTACTACGGTACCCTTTCTACTCCATTTGATAGGAATAGTCATAATTTTTATGTAGATCCGAATATGGTGAGTATTACCAAAAGATCAATCAGGCAGGAAAATCACATTCACTATTCTGCAGCTTATATTTATGATAATATCACACTGGATAAATTTTTACTGACTGTTGGTGCGCGTTATACGGATTATCGCAACCGCAATATTTTAACCACAACCAAAGGTCCGCGTGTGCCCGACTACTATAAACAACATGCATTTTCACCCCGTGCAGCATTAAGTTTTATGCCTGACTCTACATCTTCCGTTTATTTTCTATTTGACCAATCCTTTGTGCCTAAGACAGGTCAGGTAGTTACCGAAACCATCAATGGTCCGCAGGCCGGACAAAAAACTGTTACAGCATCAAAGCCTATTGAACCCGAATTAGGCACCAACCTTGAAATTGGCCTCAAAAAGAACTGGTTTAATGGCCGTTTGTTGACGACAGTAAATGGTTTTCATACAGTAAAAAGAAATGTAGCGGCAAGAGATTTCAGGAATTACACCGCCTCTGCAGGGGCAATAGCCTATTATCTTCAATTGGGCGAAGTAGTGAGCAATGGTTTTGAAGTTGATGTAATCGGAAATATTACTGATTGCCTGTCGCTGATTACCAATTATACTTATGTAGATGCCAAAATTACCAAAGATAATAACCTAAATCCAACAGCCGACGATCCTTCAATTGTAGGACAAAAAATGCCCGATGTTCCTCAACAGGTGTTTAATACCTGGTTGCAATATAGTATTCCTTTAAAAGGTTATAACAAAATTTCAATCAGCGCAGGCCAAACCACCATTACCAAACTTTCGGCTATTAGTCAGCGCGATACCTACTTACCCAATTACACCAAATTTGATGCAGGATTGAGTTTTAGCAATCCTAAATATATGTTCAGACTTATTGCCGATAATTTAACCAACAAACGTTATATGGCTTCGGGCGATATTACTACTGATTTCCCTTATCCGGGCAATAATTATTTCTTTATAGAAGGCGAGCCTTTTACCATCAGGCTTTCTTTGGGTGTAAAATTTTAA